The Thermus filiformis genome contains a region encoding:
- a CDS encoding glycine--tRNA ligase — MPAETLDELVALCKRRGFIFQGSEIYGGLQGTYDYGPLGVELKNNLKQAWWRRNVYERDDMEGLDASVLTHRLVLYYSGHESTFADPMVDNRITKKRYRLDHLLKEQPEEVLGRLYRAMEVEEGALSLLVQAMMQSPERAGGAMTAAGVLDPASGEPGDWTPPRYFNMMFKTYVGPVEEEAALAYLRPETAQGIFINFKNVLDATSRKLPFGIAQIGKAFRNEITPRNFIFRVREFEQMEIEYFVRPGEDEYWHRYWVEERLKWWQEMGLSRENLVPYEQPPEELAHYAKATVDILYRFPHGLEELEGIANRTDFDLGSHTKDQEALGITAKVLRNEHSTQRLAYRDPETGKWFVPYVIEPSAGVDRGVLALLSEAFTREELPSGEERIVLKLKPQLAPIKAAVIPLARNRPEITEYAKRLKARLQALGLGRVLYEDTGNIGKAYRRHDEVGTPFAITVDYDTIGQSKDGTTKLKDTVTVRDRDTMEQIRLHVDELEAFLREKLRW, encoded by the coding sequence ATGCCGGCAGAGACGCTAGACGAACTCGTGGCCTTGTGCAAGCGCAGGGGCTTCATCTTCCAGGGCTCGGAGATCTACGGGGGCCTCCAGGGCACCTACGACTACGGCCCCTTGGGGGTGGAGCTCAAGAACAACCTGAAGCAGGCCTGGTGGCGGCGCAACGTCTACGAGCGGGACGACATGGAGGGCCTGGACGCGAGCGTCCTGACCCACCGCCTGGTCCTCTACTACTCGGGGCACGAGTCCACCTTCGCCGACCCCATGGTGGACAACCGCATCACCAAGAAGCGCTACCGCCTGGACCACCTCCTCAAGGAGCAGCCGGAGGAGGTGCTCGGTAGGCTCTACCGGGCGATGGAGGTGGAGGAGGGGGCGCTTTCCCTTTTGGTCCAGGCCATGATGCAAAGCCCCGAGAGGGCCGGGGGGGCGATGACCGCGGCGGGCGTTTTGGACCCGGCGAGCGGCGAGCCCGGGGACTGGACCCCGCCCCGCTACTTCAACATGATGTTCAAGACCTACGTGGGCCCGGTGGAGGAGGAGGCCGCCCTCGCCTACCTCCGCCCCGAGACCGCCCAGGGGATCTTCATCAACTTCAAGAACGTCCTGGACGCCACGAGCCGCAAGCTCCCCTTCGGCATCGCCCAGATCGGCAAGGCCTTCCGCAACGAGATCACGCCCCGGAACTTCATCTTCCGGGTGCGGGAGTTTGAGCAGATGGAGATCGAGTACTTCGTCCGGCCCGGGGAGGACGAGTACTGGCACCGCTACTGGGTGGAGGAGCGCCTTAAGTGGTGGCAGGAGATGGGCCTAAGCCGGGAGAACCTGGTCCCCTACGAGCAGCCTCCCGAGGAGCTCGCCCACTACGCCAAGGCCACGGTGGACATCCTCTACCGCTTCCCCCACGGCCTGGAGGAGCTCGAGGGCATCGCCAACCGCACGGACTTTGACCTGGGAAGCCACACCAAGGACCAGGAGGCCTTGGGCATCACCGCCAAGGTCCTCAGGAACGAGCACTCCACCCAGCGCCTGGCCTACCGGGACCCTGAGACGGGGAAGTGGTTCGTCCCCTACGTCATTGAGCCTTCGGCCGGGGTGGACCGGGGGGTCCTGGCCCTCCTCTCCGAGGCCTTCACCCGGGAGGAGCTTCCCAGCGGAGAGGAGCGCATCGTCCTCAAGCTCAAGCCCCAGCTCGCCCCCATCAAGGCCGCGGTCATCCCCCTGGCCAGGAACCGGCCCGAGATCACCGAGTACGCCAAACGCCTCAAGGCCCGCCTCCAGGCCCTGGGCCTGGGGCGCGTCCTCTACGAGGACACGGGCAACATCGGCAAGGCCTACCGCCGCCACGACGAGGTGGGCACCCCCTTCGCCATCACCGTGGACTACGACACCATCGGCCAGAGCAAGGACGGGACCACCAAGCTCAAGGACACGGTCACGGTGCGGGACCGGGACACCATGGAGCAGATCCGGCTCCACGTGGACGAGCTCGAGGCCTTTTTGCGGGAGAAGCTCCGGTGGTAG